The following proteins come from a genomic window of Anopheles stephensi strain Indian unplaced genomic scaffold, UCI_ANSTEP_V1.0 ucontig42, whole genome shotgun sequence:
- the LOC118516925 gene encoding N-acetyltransferase 9-like protein isoform X1, with protein sequence MKLNEHLQIVGNNVILVPYESKHVEKYHRWMQSEELQQLTASEPLTLDQEYQMQQSWRNDEDKCTFLVLDRERFEQTRDEIEALVGDTNIFIQSSTEPDAEPSDRLLGEIEIMIAEPSARGKRFGWEATLLMLLFGVEHLHLQQYIAITKDTNERAMRMFERMQFRETKRTPVFREVSFGRPVEEDWIAWLRRAVGSYTIAPYPKEENIL encoded by the exons ATGAAACTGAACGAACATCTGCAGATTGTCGGCAACAACGTAATTTTAGTACCATACGAAAGCAAACACGTTGAGAA ATATCACCGATGGATGCAGAGTGAAGAACTGCAGCAGCTAACCGCATCGGAACCACTGACCCTCGACCAGGAATACCAAATGCAGCAAAGCTGGCGTAACGATGAAGATA AGTGTACCTTTCTCGTCCTCGATCGCGAACGCTTCGAACAGACGAGGGACGAAATTGAGGCGCTCGTCGGTGACACCAACATTTTCATCCAATCCAGCACCGAGCCGGACGCCGAACCGTCCGATCGATTGCTGGGTGAAATAGAAATCATGATCGCTGAACCATCGGCCCGCGGGAAACGCTTCGGCTGGGAGGCGACACTCTTGATGCTCCTGTTCGGCGTGGAACATTTGCACCTGCAGCAGTACATCGCCATCACGAAGGACACGAACGAGCGTGCGATGCGAATGTTCGAGCGGATGCAATTTCGCGAAACCAAACGTACGCCCGTGTTCCGGGAAGTTAGCTTCGGCCGACCTGTGGAGGAGGATTGGATTGCGTGGCTTCGACGCGCGGTAGGATCGTACACGATCGCACCCTATCCGAAAGAGGAGAATATTCTTTAA
- the LOC118516925 gene encoding N-acetyltransferase 9-like protein isoform X2: protein MQSEELQQLTASEPLTLDQEYQMQQSWRNDEDKCTFLVLDRERFEQTRDEIEALVGDTNIFIQSSTEPDAEPSDRLLGEIEIMIAEPSARGKRFGWEATLLMLLFGVEHLHLQQYIAITKDTNERAMRMFERMQFRETKRTPVFREVSFGRPVEEDWIAWLRRAVGSYTIAPYPKEENIL, encoded by the exons ATGCAGAGTGAAGAACTGCAGCAGCTAACCGCATCGGAACCACTGACCCTCGACCAGGAATACCAAATGCAGCAAAGCTGGCGTAACGATGAAGATA AGTGTACCTTTCTCGTCCTCGATCGCGAACGCTTCGAACAGACGAGGGACGAAATTGAGGCGCTCGTCGGTGACACCAACATTTTCATCCAATCCAGCACCGAGCCGGACGCCGAACCGTCCGATCGATTGCTGGGTGAAATAGAAATCATGATCGCTGAACCATCGGCCCGCGGGAAACGCTTCGGCTGGGAGGCGACACTCTTGATGCTCCTGTTCGGCGTGGAACATTTGCACCTGCAGCAGTACATCGCCATCACGAAGGACACGAACGAGCGTGCGATGCGAATGTTCGAGCGGATGCAATTTCGCGAAACCAAACGTACGCCCGTGTTCCGGGAAGTTAGCTTCGGCCGACCTGTGGAGGAGGATTGGATTGCGTGGCTTCGACGCGCGGTAGGATCGTACACGATCGCACCCTATCCGAAAGAGGAGAATATTCTTTAA